CAAGGTCGGTCAATGCACGCGCCTCCACGACGGTAACGACTCGTGCCGCCGTACGGGGGGGCCAGTGTCGCGCGGCCACGGCATCCACTGCAGCCTCTGCCCACGGAGAGCCGTCGTACGCAACGAGAATGCGCATTTCTGCTCGCTCGGGATCGGGACGGCGGCGACCGATGCGCACCGAACACGGTGCCTCGATGGCCACCTTTTGCGAAACGCTACCCAGAACCATACGGCCCAGCGCGGAGCGCCCGTGCGAACCGAGCGCGATCAGGTCGGCGGGCCACTCCGCAGCGAGTTTGATGACGCCCCACGCGGGAGAATCGGCACGTGCTTCGGCGTCGACCTGCCAAGAGGGAAACAGTCTTTGGGCAAGGGCGGCACCCTTGCGCGCGGTGGCCAGCGCATCCTCGAAAGCCTGCCGCGCCACCGCTCTTCCCTTCGCGACCGGCGGTGGAAGTTGACCTTCGACCTTCAGGTCCTGAGGCGGAAGCCACACGTCAGCCACACACACGACCTTGGCAGAAACGTCGGGCCCGAGGCCCGCAAATGCCAAGTTTTCCATGGCCTCCCGAGAGCACTCCGAGCCATCGTAAGCGATCACCAGTTTCATGCCGTTCGCTCCCTTCGTGCCCTGCGCCGCTCCATGGACGTCTCAGTGTTGCCCGTCGCGTCCCTTGGCCGGAGCGCCCACAGTATCATTCTCTGCCCGCTCGGGGAATAAAAACGAGGCCAGAGCCGCGAGGCCCAGGATCGCTCCGACCACACCGAGGGATACGCCGATCGGGATCTTGATGAATTCCGACACCAACATCTTGCAGCCCACAAAGGTGAGCACGAAGGCCAGACCGATTTGCAAGAAGCGGAACATGTCCATCACACCGGCGAGCAGAAAGTACAACGCCCGAAGCCCCAAGATGGCGAACACGTTGGAGGTATAGACAATGAAGGGATCGCGGGTGACCGCAAAGATTGCCGGAATCGAGTCGACAGCGAATACCAAGTCCGTGGTTTCCACGACCACCAGAACCAACGCCAACGGAGTAGCCCACAGGCGTCCTTCCGCGCGAACGAAAAACGCCTGGCCATGATAACTTGCCGTCACCGGCACCATGCGCCGCACCAAGCGCAAGACCGGGTTTTTCTCCGGC
This sequence is a window from Candidatus Binatia bacterium. Protein-coding genes within it:
- a CDS encoding membrane protein — encoded protein: MEHRWFWWVGFNVFVLVMLALDLGVFHRKAHAVSLREAAAWSAVWVLLALSFNVLVYWMWGYERALEFLTGYLIEKSLSVDNLFVFLMIFSYFAVPASYQHRVLYWGILGALVMRGVFIATGVALLNRFHWMIYVFGGFLVITGIRLLFSTDKEVEPEKNPVLRLVRRMVPVTASYHGQAFFVRAEGRLWATPLALVLVVVETTDLVFAVDSIPAIFAVTRDPFIVYTSNVFAILGLRALYFLLAGVMDMFRFLQIGLAFVLTFVGCKMLVSEFIKIPIGVSLGVVGAILGLAALASFLFPERAENDTVGAPAKGRDGQH